Below is a window of Lodderomyces elongisporus chromosome 3, complete sequence DNA.
gCGCGAGCCACATACCAAACTCATTAATCCAGCTATTCCAAATTTTGATTCGTAATCCCTTGGAAGGTGGAAGTATTACCTCGAGAATGAAATTGGCCGGACTCAATGCTTTACGCGATGCTCTCGCgaggaaaaaagagttgATCAAATTGGATGTGCCTGAAGATACTACAAGGAGAAAATACATCAAGAACTATGTAGTGGGACAAAATCATGTTTTGAGTTCTGCAATAAAGGAGATcaagagaagagagaaggaTTTGTTATTGGAGTTTAAATCGCTGTTGATTACACTGAAAAAGATATTCAAGGAAGATGAGAAATTCCAAAAATCATTGCTGTACCTAGGTCTTGATAATGATAGAATAATGCTATTATGGATTATGCGAGTTAACAATACGCAGTCGCCCGAGTGGATAGCTAGTCTCTTCACCAAATTAAGACAAAAATCAGATATTACTGCACAGGATGTACTCAATTTCACACCAATTCATGACGAAATCATGCCTCGATTGGTGCTATTGGCGCCTGAAATATACGGCGAGGGTGACTGGTCGGTTGGTGATTTTGCTACTGCTGCAAAATTACTTGACatgatttctttttcaagaggcaaagaaaaagagtgtATAGTTGTTAAGCAAGACTATAACTTATAGATAATGCACAATTTTTGCTTCATTATTACTTAgctaaaaagaaaaaaagaaaaagaaaaagaaaaagagaaaaatcatattaataataataattataacaATCGCTCACAAAAGTCATCAAAGTCGAATCGTaaacttattttttttaaaaaaaaaatttgactACTCCTGGTTGGCTTTAAATACTTGATTGGCTCCTGTTTCCTCGATTTCTTCAAACCAAGTATTGAACCAAAATCTGCAATCAAATCTCCATGTACAATCATTGTGATTTAGTAGCAGTTTCTGAAAATGTTTTACAAAACATGAGAAACTAAATACCTTGACGTAATTTATCCTTCAGAGAAGATAAAATATAAGTAAATGTTTCTTTCCCATATGCTCATAGTCCTAATGATTTCCTCACATGACTTCCTACTTGCTCATCAAACAGCTCGCGATTATCTCTCCACAATTTGCATGCATCGATATTGGCACCACTTTCTGGGTTTGGCTCTGCCAACATGGAAATAACACTAAGCAAAATCTTTTCTATACTCTGTACTGGCGACCAACGCTCTTCTGGTCTCTCATATTGATTAGGATCTTCACCTGGTGGGTGCAAGATCGATATGCAAACAGTACCGTCAGCGTAGATATTTGGGTGAAGTAAAGGCGGATCAAATTTCAATGTGGGTGGTCCCAAAGGATAGTCCTTGGGAAACGTTAGTATTGCTGGAAAAACTCCGTTTTCATAAGGCGTGTCGACCGGTCCTTCAAGAAAACATTCCCATTTGAATAAATTGTCTTCCAGTACTGGTCCGGCTATGATTCCTGGTGGTGGATCTCGCGTGAGAAGTTGGTACTCTTTTAGTAAACGTTTCTGTGCTGTTGAGCGTGGTGGCATTAGTAATCTTATAATAAGTTTGGTTGTGTAGATAATCTAGATGGAAGTAACCGTGATATTTTCGCAGTTTTAAATGCAGTTGGTACTGCAACGGTGGCGGGGGGAATACTCGCTAAATATAaaactgttgttgttgttgttgtacttgttgttgtacttGTTGTTCCGATTAAGCCTCAGTATGCAATTGCGCTACCTGATATTTTAGCACCAACTTTTTATATATCAAGATCTCTAATAAGTCCAACATTCATGCACAACTAGTTAGAGCTAAACCAAACCAATATAGTTGATTGTTTTAAAGGAaatagtgtttttttttcaaagagtAGCACTTTCATCAaaaattttacaaaaaataaaaactcaCTTATCACCATAATCAAGAACATTTGATGCAAAATTTGTGTTTAATCAAGGCAAagtgtgaaaaaaaatttccttgttttttttgctgcttttctttcactgttttttttttttttcatttgatcttgattgtaagcaaaaaacatttgaaaaaagtcAAGTTGCCCTGTAAAACCAACAAACTTTGTCAAAGAAAGTTTTACATTTCTCTCTTGAATCGTCTAAAAGTAATAAAACAGATATTAAGCAATACATCTATAATCaggtttctttttctattttgctttatttttttttccagaGGATATCTTATTACTTTTAGCAGTCATTTAAAAGAATGCTGGAGATAAGGTGTACACAACAAGTTCAGAATGCCATCCCAACAGCGGAACGAGACAATCGTGGACAACTCGCGATAaccaaaacacaaaaagaagaaaaaaaaaaaataaaaaaaaagaaaaaaataaaataaaaaagaaaaaaaaaatttcaacgTAGTTTTCAGTTTCTCCGCCACCACCACTGCATCCATCGTCACCACCACTAACACTACTGTCACCAccgccaccaccaccaccacaaacaaaaagaacatctcttttttcttcgtatactacacaaacacatcaaaaccaacacacacacattcCCCCCTTAATTCCACGATGAATCCAGCTGTTACAAACATCGCAATCATGCTTATTGGTATGCAAGTCGCCAAGAAGTTGGACTTTGAAGATCCAAACGTCTTGTTCTACACCAGAGCATTTTACATTGCTTGTCAAGTGTCTACATTTTTAATCTACTTGTTCATTAGACTTCAAGTTGACAAGAAGAACGACCTCACCACTATAAAATACGTTGAACCTGCTAACCCTATGGCCGGTACCGAGGCAAGAGCTGTTGTCACCACCGTCAAGGAATACGACATGCAACAAATCAACTCTCTCATCAAGGGTATTTTCACTGGTTTGGCAATGATGGGATTCATGCATCTTTACATGGGATACACCAACCCATTGGTTATGCAAAGTGTCTCTAGTTTGAAGAGCGCTTTGGAATCCAACATGGCCAAGATCCACTTGTACGGCACCCCAGCCACCGGTGACTTGAAGAGACCATTCAAGTCTGCACCAGGCTTAATGGAGATGTTGACTGGTGCTGCTGGCGGAGTCCAAACCGATAAGGCATCTGTTGAAAGTGCCGAAGTCAGCGGTGCTGGTGGTATTAAACAAGATTAGATTTCCAATAgataataatgatattTAAGGAAGGTACCAATATTGAAAACGGTAACCAAAACGGAAACCAAAACGGAAACCAAAACGGAAACTAAAACGGAAACAAATTATACAGCATCTAGAAATAGAATATTTTAATAAcccctcctttttttcttcaatttttttcttcaatttttttttcttttcttccccATTTCAACTTCACATAAAATGAATACATATCTGTAGATAAATATATCCATCTGTTTCTATACTTGACCTATTTCATTTAAAGAATGTTCTTCGACTTTGTTAAATTACACCCCGCCCCTTCTCCCCGCCTACCCGTTGCTGGAAAAAGTCGGTAGCGCTAAGGGAAAGAAGGATGGATCTTCGATTGCGTTCTATACTCATTGCAGTTCTCCATATCGCATCCATTTTCAATCCTTATTTTCCTgtcttgtattttttttttttgtttttctctttccccTTTATTCTTGACCATAACCTTAGAGTTCACACCGCCCTCCCCCTCTTGTACAATGGCAGACCCAACTCAACTTAATGCTGAAAATGCAGACAACTTGGAAGAAATCGAAATGCAATTTGCCGTAAAGGCAGTGCAACAAGCCGAAGTGTACTGGTCACTACTTGAAAAAGTGCCAGGATCACAACTTCGTCTCACCAAGCATGATGATCAAATCTTTGAACAGCTTCTTGAAGATTTCCCAGAATTTAAGGAAAAATCAGCTGTTGCCGTCATTAGTGAGGACGAGATGAAGAGTCCTCTGGGTAAGACCAAATGGAGAGAATTTtgtgaaaaatttaaagataTCGAGGATTACAACTTCGGAACATTATTGAGATTGAAAGCTGACCTGGAGTATGACCAGGACACAACAATGTTTGCTGTTAGAATCCAATTTTACGGGATTGAAATTGCTAGAAACAGATACGGTTTGAATGACTGGATTCATGAAGCTGctgcaaagaaaaaagaggcaAGCAGTTGATTGCGCTCAAACTTTGTTGGTACAtataaacacacacacacataaatatatatatatatatatacgttTAGCTCTAGTGGAAATAAGAGAAACTTATTCTTGTCTTCCAAAGTTCCACTCATATCTGAAATGTAAGcgattttttcaaatttctccaattttcttttatttgtttctaaTTTTGTATGGTTCCGTGCTATATATTTTTGTCTGCGAGGGAAATGTATTACCAAGTGATTCTCCCACCATCTATAGCTCACGCGCTAATAAAAAGtgcaaaagagagagagagtgagagagagcaagaaaaaaaagaaaaacagtCTATAGCTCATGGATCAAAG
It encodes the following:
- a CDS encoding uncharacterized protein (BUSCO:EOG0926506Z) gives rise to the protein MADPTQLNAENADNLEEIEMQFAVKAVQQAEVYWSLLEKVPGSQLRLTKHDDQIFEQLLEDFPEFKEKSAVAVISEDEMKSPSGKTKWREFCEKFKDIEDYNFGTLLRLKADSEYDQDTTMFAVRIQFYGIEIARNRYGLNDWIHEAAAKKKEASS
- the PHO88 gene encoding phosphate transporter (Pho88) produces the protein MNPAVTNIAIMLIGMQVAKKLDFEDPNVLFYTRAFYIACQVSTFLIYLFIRLQVDKKNDLTTIKYVEPANPMAGTEARAVVTTVKEYDMQQINSLIKGIFTGLAMMGFMHLYMGYTNPLVMQSVSSLKSALESNMAKIHLYGTPATGDLKRPFKSAPGLMEMLTGAAGGVQTDKASVESAEVSGAGGIKQD
- the UBC7 gene encoding Ubiquitin-conjugating enzyme E2 7, whose translation is MPPRSTAQKRLLKEYQLLTRDPPPGIIAGPVSEDNLFKWECFLEGPVDTPYENGVFPAILTFPKDYPLGPPTLKFDPPLLHPNIYADGTVCISILHPPGEDPNQYERPEERWSPVQSIEKILLSVISMLAEPNPESGANIDACKLWRDNRESFDEQVGSHVRKSLGL